TGTTTTAGATGATTCTAATTCAAACACTATTTATGTTTCAAAAGAGGGTAGTGATTCAAATGATGGTTTAACAAAAGATAAATCATTAGCTAGTTTAACTCATGCATTAAATATAGTTCCAAATAATGGAAGTATTATACTGCTTGATGGATCATATTCTTATTCTTCTATTTCTATTCTCTCTTCAAAAATTGTTACAATTGAAGGGGGAGGCAATGTTAATTTAACAGGTGGGAATTCATATAATTCATTTATTACAAATGATGGTATATTAACACTTAAAAATATTAATGTTGTAAATTGTAAAGGGGAATATACTGATGCTGCTATTGTTAATAAAAACGTATTATATGTATTAAATTCTACTTTTAATAATAATAAACTTGTATTTTATAATCTTGGTGACTTAATTATTAATAATTCTAATTTTTTAAATAGTTTAAATACTGTTGTATATGCTGATGAAAATACAAAAACAACAACAGTAATTAATTCAAGGTTTATTAATGGTAAATCTGCTGGAAGTATTTTATCATTTAGTGATTCTAAATATTCTACATTAATTGAAAATTGTACTTTTGAAAATATTTATTCTACTACTAATGCTGGGGGAATCATTGGCGTAAGCAATAGTGGTGCAGATTTTAGAATTAACAATTGTCGTTTTATTAATAATACTTTAGATGCTAAAGGTATGTTTACACAAACATCTGATAAATATGGTGTAGTTATTCGTGTGGGTCTTACAACTGATGTTTTATTTGAAATTACCAAATCTGTATTTGTAAATAATAAAGGTATTAATGGAGCAATAGGTGTTATTCAACAAGTTAATTCTTATATTAATGTAACTCATTCTATTTTTTTAAATAACACAGATTATAATGGAAATACTATTGTTAATGGTGCTTCAAGAGGAACTAGTATTTATGATTATAATTGGTGGGGTATTGATAATCCAGATTTTGGTGTTTTAGTTAATGATGCAAAAAATAAAATAAATAATTGGGTTATATTAAATATGAATTATGTTCCTTCAACTAATATTGTTGCTGGAAGTAATATTAAAGTAATTTCTGGTTTAACTAAATATAAGGATGTTAATGGAAATATTGGTAGTTTAATTGAAAAGCTTCCAGATTATGGAAATATTACTTTTGAATTCCAAGATGGATTTAAAAAAATTGTAGCTATTGAAAATGGATTGGCTAAACTTGATTATGTTGTTAAATCTGGGGAAAATATTGTTTATTCTATATTAGATAATCAAAAAGCCAATATTACAATTGTAGCTAAAGAACTGGATATTATATATGTTTCTGAAAATGGAGATGATTCTAATGAAGGTTCTGAACTTAGTCCTGTTAAAACAATTGCTGTCGCGATTAAATTAACAACTACTGGTAAAATAATTATTCTTCCAGGTAAGTATATGGAAAATAATTTAAATATAGATAAAAACTTGAATATAACTGGTCGTGGAAATGTTATTATTGATGGTAAGACTTCTGGGACAATATTTACTTTTAACTCAGGGATAATGGTTTATTTAAATAATTTAAATATTAATAATGCATTTAAAAATGGTTATGGTGGAGTTATTTATAATAATGGAGCTAATTTATATTTAAATTCCATTAATTTCTATGGAAATTCTGCAACAAATGGGGGAGCAGCTATTTATAATACAAATAAAGGTTCTATTACAATTTTTAATTCTAAATTTTATAATAATACTAATACTGTAAGTTCTGGGTGGAATAAAGGAGGGTCAGCTATTTATAATACTGATTCTTCAAAAGTCATAATTGAAAATTCTGAATTTTATTTGAATAATGCAGCAGGTGATGGAACTATACAATCATATGGTGGAGATTTGACAATTAAAAGTTCTAAATTTTTCAATAATACTGCAAAATGTGGATCTGTGATTTACACTGAAAATTCAAAGGTTCTTGTTGATAATTGTGAATTTTATGATAATATTGCAAATAATGCCGTAATCTATGCAAGAACTTCTACTTTAAATATTACTAATTCCATAATTCGTGAAAATTATGCGAAAAATTGTCCTGCAGTAATTCAAAATTTAGGGAGTAATATAATAATTGACAATAATACAATTGTTAATAATAAAGGTACTCGTGCAATTATAATTAATCAGGACTTAAGTAGCTCTAGTGCTGTTTTAAATATAATTAATTCAAGAATCTATAATAATACAGTTTTAGTGGATTCAACTGTTTATGGAATTATTTATAATGATAAGTCTTCTTCAAATAATAATATTACATTAAACATTAATAATTGTGCTATTTTTAATAATAACGTTCCAAATAATATGATTATTCAACATGGAGATTTAACTAGTAATATTTATGTAAATGCAAATTTTAATTGGTGGGGTTCTAATAAAGATCCATTAAGTCTTGTTTGCAGTGGGGTTATTTTAGATAGTTGGATTATTCTCCAAGTAAATTATGAAGATAAAGGAATTCCAGTTCTTTATGATGTTATAGATATTGAAGCTAATTTAAATCATTATATAACTCGTAATGGTAAAAATGGTACAATTGCAAATAATCATGCATTTGATGGTTTAACTGTTAATTTTAGCACAGTTACAGGTTATTTAACTAAAAATAATCCAATAATTAATAATGGAGTAGCTACTTCAAAATACAGTGTTTTAACATCTTCCAATAATATTATATTTATTAAATTTGATAATGAAACAATTACATTAAATTTAAATTCAAATTATTACAATGGAACAACTTATGTTTCTGTAGATGGTAAAGATACAAATGATGGATCTATAAATTCTCCAGTAGCTTCTCTTGAAAAAGCAATAGCTATTAATAAAAACGGTAATATCATAATTATTAAAGGAACTTATATAGTTATGGATGTAAAAATTGATGGAACATATAATATTACTGGTAATGGTGATGTAACTTTAAGTGGTGGAGATGTTAGTCGTGTTTTATACATTCTTGGAGGAAAAGTAATTATTAAAAATATTAATTTTTCAAATGGTAGAACATTAAGTGAAAGTGGAGCTTTAATTGGAAATGCTGGTGATTTAACATTAATCAATACTACATTTACTAATTCAAAATCTAATAAGAATGGTGGGGCAATTTATAGTGTTGGTAATTTAACAATAATTAATTCAACAATAGCTAATAATAAAGCAACAATTGGTGGAGCGATTTTTATTGATAAATTCAATGATGACTATGTAAATATTAAGTTCCAGAATGTTATATTTGAAAATAATGTGGCTACTGGAGAAAATAAACATGGTGGTGGAGCTATTTATGCTCAAGCTATTGGTGGAACTGTATTAATTGATAATTGTTCATTTATTTCTAATTCAGTTTCTGGAAATTTTGCAGGAGGAGCTATTTATTCTCTTCAACTTGTTAATAGAATGAAAATTATTAATTCAAAATTTATTAATAATTCTGCTAATTCTCCTGAAAATTATGGTGGAGGAGCAATTTGTTTTATTGGTGGAAATTTAGAAACAATAGGTAAATTAGATATAATTAACTCACTATTTGAAGATAATATAGATTCTATTGCTGGTGGAATTTATATTAGGGCTTCAACTTTAGATATTTCTAATTCAATTTTAATTAACAATTCTAAATTTTCTATTTATAAAGGAATTACTAGTTATGCAACTACTAAAATAACTGCTGATAATAATTGGTGGGGAACTAATGAAGGAGCAGTCAATTTTGTTTCTGGTGTAGATGTAACTAAATGGATAATAATGACTTTTATTAATAACACTCCAATTATTCAAGGAAATACTGTTATATTAACTGTAGCATTGGATACTTTAAATGATGGATCTAAATTAAATAATCCATTACTATTTTCACGTCCTGTATCAATTATAACTCCAACTAAAACATATAATAATCAATATACTATAGAATATCTTGTAGTTGATAAGATAACCATTATTTCAGCTATTATTGATAATCAGATTATTTATTTATCATCTGATAAATTAAATACTACATTGGAAATTTCAGATGTTATTGTTAATTTAGGTAGGGATATTGATTTAATAGCTAATGTAAAAGATATCAATAAAGTTAATGTAAATATTGGGTTTGTTGAATTTTATGTTAATGGTAAATTAGTTGGCACTAGTGAAGTTAAAAACGGTTTAGCTACTTTAACATTATCTAATAATTATTCTAAAGGGAATTATACGATACTTGCAAAATATGTAGATGTTAATAATGTTTATTATCAAAGTATGAATAAATCTGTTCTTAAGGTTATATCAACTAGTTTAATAGTAACAAATTCAACATTTTTCGACTTCTTTGATGTAAATGGTTTACTTAAAGAAGAAATCACTGCTAATGAATTGATATTTTCAGGTTCATTTATTAATCTTGGATTAAATACTATTACAATTGATCGTTCTATGACTATTAAAGGTGTTAATTCAGCTACTTTAAATAATATTTATTTAGAATTATTAGGAAATAATATATCTGTAGATAATTTCACAATAAATATAAATAAACAGGATTATGGAATTTATGTTGTTAATTGTGGAAATATAATAATTAAAAATTCATTAATTAATTTTAATGATTCAGGTATTTCTGATACTATAGCTATTTATTGTGATAAAGTAAATGAATTACAATTGATTAACAATAGTATTAATTATTTAGGTCAAAGTAAGGGTAAAACTATAAATCATCCAGTTCATATTTCTAATTGTGATAATGCAATAATTGATAATAATATTATCAATGCTAAAATGCCTTCTCTTGCAATTGATTATGATAGGGTAACATATGAAGCTATAACTTACAGTGTTGCATTATTTGTAGATAAATCTGATAATATTAAAATATTAAATAATAAAATCACAAATTCATATAATGCATTTAGTGGAATGTATGATACTATAGAAGGAATTATAATAAAAGCATCTAAAAATCCTGTTATTAAATTTAACGTGATTGATGTAACTGGACATAATTATACTTATGCTTTAAAATTTGTAAGTGTAATGGACAGTGAATTTAATGTTTATGGATGTTTGAATATTGATTGTGCAAATAATATTATTACTTCTAAATGTGATTCTTATTATGCGAATGCTATTGAGTTAGATGGTCCTATATCTGGAAGAGTATATAATAACTCAATAGTTGTTGAAGCTTTAAGTGTTGTTTACGGAATATATTCTCAAGCAATAAATGGTGCAGTTAATTTAGATTATATAAACAATACTATAATAGCTAATTCTCATACTGTATATGGTATGGAGCTTATGGGAACTGATGAGTTTGTTAGTGGAAATAATATAACTGCTAAAGGTAATATAACTATGGGTATTATTTCATCTTCTAAAAATCTTGAAGTGACAAATAACATAATTAATTCTTTAGGAAGTGGAATTGGAACTATTACTGGTGGAGATATTCTTGGAGGAGAAAATACAGGTATTTTAATAACTGCTGATAAAAATTCTGCAAAATATTCTAAATTAAATGCTTATAAAAATAAAATAATTACTACTGGTGATTATACTATAATGATTGATAAACGTAATATTATGGTTAATATTGTTGAAGATAATTATTTGGTATCTTCTAAACTTTTAGGTGATAAATCTGTTTATACTACTTCAAAATTAAATAAAATATTTAATAATACTCCTAGTGAGTATATGACTGTAATTACAGTTAAAAATAATGAATTAATCATTGGTGATAATTATACAATTACATTAACTGACTTTAATGGAACTGGATTAGATGGTATGGAAGTAATAATTAAATGTGGTGGATATGTTTGGAAAAAAATCACTGATAAATTTGGTAAAATTAACATTCCAGCATCTAAGTTAGGTATTGGAAATCATCTTGTTGAGGTGATTTTTGAAGGTAATGGTTATTATGCAGCATCAAAAATATCAAACAATGTAACAATTAATAAAATACCTGTTGATATTGATTTAATCTGTGATGATGTATTTGTTGGATCTGATTTGATTATTAGTGCAGAAATTACTGGTGGTGCAAATGGTGATATAATATTTGTTATTAATAATAAAGAATATATAGTTCCAATTATTAATAATAAAGCCAAATTATCTTTAAATAATTTAGTTACTGGTAAATATGAGGTTATAGCTAAATATGAAGGTAATGAATTATATGAATCTACGACAGTTAGTGCTACATTTAATATAAATAAATATTCTTCAGATATTAAAACAAATATTACTGTTGAAGATAATACAGTAATAATTGAGGTTATTTTACCAAAAGATGCTACTGGTAATGTAACTGCTGTTATTGGGGATAAACATTATAGTATTGATATAAAAGATGGTGTTGGTAAGTTGCTTATTTCTAATTTAGCTGGAGGAAATTATACTGTAACAATTTATTATTCTGGAGATAATAAATATAATTCCTTTAAATTGGATCAAGATATAATAATAATTCCTTTAGAATTTAAGTTAGATGTTAATGAACTTATTAAATTTTATGGTAATAGTGATAAACTCACTGCTATTTTATTAGACAGTCAAGGAAATCCAATCATCAATGTATCTATTGTATTTACTGTTAACAATATTAAATATACAAGACTTACAAATGGTGACGGTATTGCCTCAATGAATATTAATTTAAATCCGGGTGTTTATAAGGTATCAGCTAGTTATAATAACACAATTGTAAATTCTACTGTAACAGTTAAATCTGTTGTTGTTGGTGATGATATTGTTAAAATGTTTAGAAACGGTACTCAGTATTATGCTTTATTCCTGGATTCAAATGGTAATCCATTAATAAACACTGCTGTTAAATTTAATATTAATGGTGTGTTCTACTATAGAAATACTACTAATGAGGGTGTTGCTAGGTTAAATATTAATTTAAGACCTGGGGAGTATATTATTACTAATTATAATCTTGTGACTGGTGAGGAAAACTCTAATAAAGTGGTTGTAAAACCATTAATTGCTGAAAATTATGATTTAGTAAAATATTTCCAAAATGAATCACAATTCAGCGTAAAAATCATTGGAAAAGACGGTAAAATAGTAACAGGTGAAGAAGTAAACTTCAACATCAACGGAGTATTCTACAAACGTGTAACTGACGAAAACGGAATAGCTACATTAAAAATCAACCTAAGACCAGGAAACTACATAATAACCTCAGAATACGAAGGATACGCAATAGCTAACAACATAACAGTCCTACCAACACTAAAAACAACAGACCTCTCTATGAATTACAAAGACGGATCAACATTCAATGCAATTGCATTGGATAAACAAGGAAACCCACTAGCTAACCAAAAAATAACATTCAACGTCAACGGAGTATTCTACAACAAAATAACTGATGAAAACGGTGTAGCTAAACTAAACATAAACTTAAACAAAGGCCAATACATCATAACATCAATATGGGATGATTACATGGTAGGAAACAAAATTACAATTGCTTAAGAGATTTTTTTTTAAATTCTTTTTTACTTTTTTCTTTTTAATTTTATCAAATCTTGTTTTTCATGTAATTTAATAACGATATAATCATTTATTCTATTCAAAAAGATTATATTCTATTTTTTGTAAATATATATTACATACATTCATAATATGATACTATTTTAGAATAATGTTAAATTATGGATGTGGATAATATATTTATAAATGGAGAGATTAACTATGAATAAAAAGATATTTGTTTTGCTTCTTGTTGCAATAGTTGCTCTTTCACTTTCAGCAGTTTCTGCTAATGAAAACACGACAGATGATGTTGTTGTATCTTCTGAAAGCATAAATACTGTAGCAACATATAATGATGTTGTTAGTGATTCAGCAATAAATAATGCTTCTATAACTGTATCTGCTGAAAATATTAGTTATGGTGAAAATGCAATTGTTGAAGCTAATATAATTCCAAATACTACTGCAGGTAATATTAGTTTTATCTTAGATGGTAAAATTAATCAGTCTGGAATTATTATTAATGGTAGTGCAAGTACAATCTTTGAAAATTTAGAAATAGGCAAACATAATGTAACTGCAATTTATAATGGAATTAGTTCTACTACTTCATTTAATGTAGTTGGAAATACAGTTACAAATGATACATTTTTTGATTATTTTGATGAAGAAGGTTGTTTAAGAGATTATATTACATTTTCTGATTTGATTTTTGAAGGTAATTTTACAAATCTTAATATAGATGGTGTAAAAATTACTAGAAAAATTAATTTAATTGGTAAAAATGCTAGTTTAATTAATACTCCTATTTTCATTACTGGGGATGATGTTTCAGTAGATAATTTTACTTTTATTGTAAATGATGGTTCTGTAGAAGCACCTATTGTAATGGAAAATTGTGAGAATATTAACATAAGTAATAATATTATTTTATTTAATAAAAATTCTGATGGTAATTCATTTGCAATTTTAGGTGGTCATTTAGTTAATTTAACTATTAATAATAATACTATTAACTTTACTAGTGAAAATACTAAAGATTTGACTTATGCTATTTGCATATTTGCGTCTAATAATGTAAATATTTTAAATAATAATATGTTAATTAGTATTCCATCTGTTCCTGTAAGTTATGATCCAATTACTTATGATGCTACTGTAAAATCTACAGGTATGTTCATTGAAGAATCTAATAATTTGAATATAAATTCAAATAATATTATTGTAAACTATAATAATTTTAATGGAACTTATGATACTATTTATGCTTTAAATATTGCTTCTGGAAATAATGTATCTATAAAAAATAATAATATAACTACTAAAGGTCATAGTTATACTTATGGAATTAATATTGGTTCTAAAAATATAACAATCGATTCTAATGGTATTTATACTATTTCTGATAATAATTATGCTGCAGGTATTCAAATAAATGGTGGTTCTACTGGCATTATTAAAAATAATGAAATTTTAGTAGATTCTCCTAATTTTGCATATGGTATTTACTCAAGTAGTTTCCCTAAAACTAATAATATTACTTATGATGGTAACGATGTTGTAGGTAATTCTAGTTATATCTATGGTATCTATTTAAGTGGATATAATGAAACTTTATTAAATAACAATGTATCTCTTGTAGGTAACTTTACTGTAGGTATTGCATCTAGTGCAAATTTATTAACATTAATTAAAAATGAAATAATTACTAATGGTAATAATATTGGTAATGCAAGTAAATGTGGAGATTCTATTATTGCTGAAACTGTTGGTATTAAAATAGCTTCTGGTAATGTAACTATAACTAATTGTACTGTTAAAACCAATGGTGATTATGCAATTAATACTACTGGTGCTGGAGTAATAACATATAATTATTTAATTGCTAATGTTGGTTTAGGTGATGATGCTGTTAAATTTAGCAATAAGGACACTATTGTAGAAAATAATGGTCCTAAATTTATCTTAACTGTTCCAGAACTTGTTAAAATGTATGGCACTGATGGTAAACTTCAAGCTATTTTAACTGATGCTAAAAACAATCCTATTGTTAATGCTACCATTACATTTATTGTTAATGGTGTAACTTATACTAGAAATACTAATGAAAGTGGTATAGCATCTATGAATATTAATTTATATCCTGGATTCTTTGAAGTATCAGCTAATTACAATAAAACTACTGTAAATTCAAGTATTAATATTACTTCATCTATATTTGGTAATAATATTGTTAAAATTTATCAAAATGGAACTCAATTCTTTGCAACATTCTATGGTAAAGATGGTAAAACATTAGCTAATGGTACTAATGTAACATTTAATATTAATGGTGTGATATATACACGTCAAACTAATGAAAATGGTACTGCAAGATTAGCTATTAACTTAAGACATGGAGAATACATTTTAACTGCAACCAATCTTGAAAATAATGAACAAAAAGGATTTAATATTACTGTTTTGTCAAATGTTGAAACTAATGATTTAGTAAAATACTTTAAAAACGAATCTCAATTTATTGTTAAAGTATTTAATAAAGATGGAACTTTAGCTAATGGTACTAATGTAACATTTAATATTAATGGTGTATTTTATGTTAGAGAAGTCACTAATGGTACAGCTAAATTAAATATTAACTTAAACCCAGGTAAATATATAATTACTACTATTTATGAAGGATATGCAGTTGGAAATAATGTTACTGTAAATTCAACTTTAATTACTAAAGATTTATCTATGAATTATAAAGATGGATCTACATTTAATGCTACTGTTTTAGATGGACAAGGTAATCCATTAGCTAATCAAACTGTAACATTTAATGTAAATGGAGTAGTTTATAATAAAACCTCTGATGAAAATGGTATTGCTAAATTAAATATTAATTTAATTGCTGGTAAGTATATCATTACTTCAACATGGAATGGTTATCAAGTTGGAAGAACTTTAACTATTGCTTAAGAGATTTAATTAATCTCTTAACTTTTTTCTTTTTTTGGAAACTTTTATTTATTGTTTTATTTAAAATAATAATATGGTTAACATAACTAAACTCACTGCAGATGTTGATGTATCTGATTATTGTAACAAATATGTTGACGTTGATAAATTTTTAGAAATC
This region of uncultured Methanobrevibacter sp. genomic DNA includes:
- a CDS encoding Ig-like domain-containing protein, which translates into the protein MNKKIFVLLLVAIVALSLSAVSANENTTDDVVVSSESINTVATYNDVVSDSAINNASITVSAENISYGENAIVEANIIPNTTAGNISFILDGKINQSGIIINGSASTIFENLEIGKHNVTAIYNGISSTTSFNVVGNTVTNDTFFDYFDEEGCLRDYITFSDLIFEGNFTNLNIDGVKITRKINLIGKNASLINTPIFITGDDVSVDNFTFIVNDGSVEAPIVMENCENINISNNIILFNKNSDGNSFAILGGHLVNLTINNNTINFTSENTKDLTYAICIFASNNVNILNNNMLISIPSVPVSYDPITYDATVKSTGMFIEESNNLNINSNNIIVNYNNFNGTYDTIYALNIASGNNVSIKNNNITTKGHSYTYGINIGSKNITIDSNGIYTISDNNYAAGIQINGGSTGIIKNNEILVDSPNFAYGIYSSSFPKTNNITYDGNDVVGNSSYIYGIYLSGYNETLLNNNVSLVGNFTVGIASSANLLTLIKNEIITNGNNIGNASKCGDSIIAETVGIKIASGNVTITNCTVKTNGDYAINTTGAGVITYNYLIANVGLGDDAVKFSNKDTIVENNGPKFILTVPELVKMYGTDGKLQAILTDAKNNPIVNATITFIVNGVTYTRNTNESGIASMNINLYPGFFEVSANYNKTTVNSSINITSSIFGNNIVKIYQNGTQFFATFYGKDGKTLANGTNVTFNINGVIYTRQTNENGTARLAINLRHGEYILTATNLENNEQKGFNITVLSNVETNDLVKYFKNESQFIVKVFNKDGTLANGTNVTFNINGVFYVREVTNGTAKLNINLNPGKYIITTIYEGYAVGNNVTVNSTLITKDLSMNYKDGSTFNATVLDGQGNPLANQTVTFNVNGVVYNKTSDENGIAKLNINLIAGKYIITSTWNGYQVGRTLTIA